The following are from one region of the Bacillota bacterium genome:
- a CDS encoding argininosuccinate synthase, whose translation MKKVVLAYSGGLDTSIIIPWLKENFGYEVIAMCADLGQGEELAPLREKAIKSGASKIYIEDVRREFVEDFIWPTLKAGAIYEGKYLLGTSFARPLIAKKLVEIAEKEGAEAVAHGATGKGNDQVRFELAVKALNPELKVIAPWRLWNIRSREDAIDYAQARGIPVPVTKDRPYSMDRNLWHLSHEGGDLEDPRNAPQDDVYLLITPPEKAPDKPTYVEIFFEKGVPKRINEQELDPVTLIATLNKIAGENGVGIIDMVENRLVGMKSRGVYECPGGTVLYAAHQELEELCLDRQTLHFKKIVAEKYAELVYDGVWYSPLKQALDAFVDSTQQTVTGTVRMKLYKGNCVPAGKHSPYSLYDQELVTFGEDQVYNQKDAEGFINLFGLPLKVRALMERKSGLK comes from the coding sequence ATGAAAAAAGTAGTGCTGGCGTATTCAGGCGGTCTGGATACTTCGATCATCATCCCCTGGTTGAAAGAAAACTTTGGCTATGAAGTGATCGCCATGTGTGCTGACCTCGGTCAGGGGGAAGAGCTTGCGCCCCTGCGCGAGAAGGCGATTAAAAGCGGGGCCAGCAAAATTTATATTGAAGATGTCCGCCGTGAGTTTGTCGAAGACTTTATCTGGCCGACCTTGAAGGCCGGGGCGATTTATGAAGGTAAATACCTGTTGGGTACCTCTTTTGCCCGTCCGCTGATCGCCAAGAAGCTGGTGGAGATCGCGGAGAAAGAAGGGGCCGAGGCAGTGGCCCATGGTGCAACCGGCAAGGGGAACGACCAGGTCCGCTTTGAACTGGCAGTTAAGGCTCTGAATCCAGAATTAAAGGTTATTGCTCCCTGGCGCTTGTGGAATATCCGTTCACGGGAAGACGCCATCGACTACGCCCAGGCGCGGGGGATTCCCGTGCCGGTTACTAAAGACCGGCCGTACAGCATGGACCGTAACCTGTGGCACTTGAGCCATGAAGGCGGTGACCTGGAAGACCCCCGTAATGCACCCCAGGATGATGTTTATCTGCTGATCACGCCGCCGGAAAAAGCTCCTGATAAACCGACATATGTAGAGATTTTTTTTGAAAAAGGGGTGCCGAAGCGGATTAATGAGCAGGAACTTGATCCCGTTACTCTTATCGCGACTCTAAACAAAATAGCTGGGGAGAACGGGGTTGGAATTATTGATATGGTGGAAAACCGTTTGGTCGGGATGAAATCTCGAGGCGTTTATGAATGTCCAGGTGGTACTGTTCTTTACGCAGCCCACCAGGAACTGGAGGAACTCTGCCTCGATCGGCAAACATTGCACTTTAAAAAGATCGTGGCTGAGAAATATGCTGAACTGGTTTATGATGGGGTCTGGTACTCGCCACTAAAACAAGCGCTTGATGCTTTTGTGGACAGTACGCAGCAGACCGTCACCGGCACCGTGCGGATGAAGCTGTACAAAGGGAACTGTGTACCAGCTGGTAAACACTCCCCTTATTCATTGTACGATCAGGAACTGGTTACCTTCGGTGAAGACCAGGTCTATAACCAGAAAGATGCCGAGGGATTTATCAATTTATTTGGCTTGCCGCTTAAAGTTCGGGCGCTCATGGAGAGAAAGAGTGGTTTAAA